A region from the Macaca mulatta isolate MMU2019108-1 chromosome 13, T2T-MMU8v2.0, whole genome shotgun sequence genome encodes:
- the MYCN gene encoding N-myc proto-oncogene protein isoform X1 translates to MKWQFPKLRSHATTPCICMPPPTPCRRQLVHKRREGGREREAQLPPPSRAVGRVGGLEGRLGNRVRGGPHCLSPRSAPFAHPLRCVCRLQCWRSAPAPAFRAPHGKEAPQVLKRAGRKEVFSRRPGGEPMPSCSASTMPGMICKNPDLEFDSLQPCFYPDEDDFYFGGPDSTPPGEDIWKKFELLPTPPLSPSRGFAEHSSEPPSWVTEMLLENELWGSPAEEDAFGLGGLGGLTPNPVILQDCMWSGFSAREKLERAVSEKLQHGRGPPTAGSTAQSPGAGAASPAGRGHGGAAGAGRAGAALPAELAHPAAECVDPAVVFPFPVNKREPAPMPAAPASAPAVGPAVASGAGVSAPAGAPGVAPPRPGGRQTSGGDHKALSTSGEDTLSDSDDEDDEEEDEEEEIDVVTVEKRRSSSNTKAVTTFTITVRPKNAALGPGRAQSSELILKRCLPIHQQHNYAAPSPYVESEDAPPQKKIKNEVSPRPLKSVIPPKAKSLSPRNSDSEDSERRRNHNILERQRRNDLRSSFLTLRDHVPELVKNEKAAKVVILKKATEYVHSLQAEEHQLLLEKEKLQARQQQLLKKIEHARTC, encoded by the exons ATGAAATGGCAGTTTCCAAAGTTGCGGAGCCACGCCACCACCCCCTGCATCTGcatgccccctcccaccccctgtCGTAGACAGCTTGTACacaaaaggagggagggagggagggagcgagaggcaCAACTTCCTCCACCTTCGCGAGCCGTGGGCAGAGTGGGGGGCTTGGAGGGAAGATTGGGGAACCGGGTTAGAGGGGGCCCCCATTGCCTTTCCCCTCGGTCTGCTCCGTTTGCCCACCCTCTCCGGTGTGTCTGTCGGTTGCAGTGTTGGAGGTCGGCGCCGGCCCCCGCCTTCCGCGCCCCCCACGGGAAGGAAGCACCCCAGGTATTAAAACGAGCGGGGCGGAAAGAAGTCTTCAGTCGCCGGCCGGGAGGCGAGCCGATGCCGAGCTGCTCCGCGTCCACCATGCCGGGCATGATCTGCAAGAACCCAGACCTCGAGTTTGACTCGCTGCAGCCCTGCTTCTACCCGGACGAAGATGACTTCTACTTCGGCGGCCCCGACTCGACCCCCCCGGGGGAGGACATCTGGAAGAAGTTTGAGCTGCTGCCCACGCCCCCGCTGTCGCCCAGCCGTGGCTTCGCGGAGCACAGCTCCGAGCCCCCGAGCTGGGTCACGGAGATGCTGCTCGAGAACGAGCTGTGGGGCAGCCCGGCCGAGGAGGACGCGTTCGGCCTGGGTGGACTGGGTGGTCTCACCCCCAACCCGGTCATTCTCCAGGACTGCATGTGGAGCGGCTTCTCCGCCCGCGAGAAGCTGGAACGCGCCGTGAGCGAGAAGCTGCAGCACGGCCGCGGGCCGCCGACCGCCGGTTCCACCGCCCAGTCCCCGGGAGCCGGCGCCGCCAGCCCTGCGGGTCGCGGGCACGGCGGGGCTGCGGGAGCCGGCCGCGCCGGGGCCGCCCTGCCCGCCGAGCTCGCCCACCCGGCTGCCGAGTGCGTGGATCCTGCGGTGGTCTTCCCCTTTCCTGTGAACAAGCGCGAGCCAGCGCCCATGCCCGCAGCCCCGGCCAGTGCCCCGGCGGTGGGCCCTGCGGTCGCCTCGGGGGCGGGTGTCTCCGCCCCAGCCGGGGCCCCGGGGGTCGCCCCTCCGCGCCCAGGCGGCCGCCAAACCAGCGGCGGCGACCACAAGGCCCTCAGTACCTCCGGAGAGGACACCCTGAGCGATTCAG atgatgaagatgatgaagaggaagatgaagaggaggaaattGACGTGGTCACTGTGGAGAAGCGGCGTTCCTCCTCCAACACCAAGGCTGTCACCACATTCACCATCACTGTGCGTCCCAAAAACGCAGCCCTGGGTCCCGGGAGGGCTCAGTCCAGCGAGCTGATCCTCAAACGATGCCTTCCCATCCACCAGCAGCACAACTATGCCGCCCCATCTCCCTACGTGGAGAGTGAGGATGCACCCCCCCAGAAGAAGATAAAGAATGAGGTGTCCCCACGTCCGCTCAAGAGTGTCATCCCCCCAAAGGCTAAGAGCTTGAGCCCCCGAAACTCTGACTCGGAGGACAGTGAGCGTCGCAGGAACCACAACATCCTGGAGCGCCAGCGCCGCAACGACCTTCGGTCCAGCTTTCTCACCCTCAGGGACCACGTGCCGGAGCTGGTCAAGAATGAGAAGGCCGCCAAGGTGGTCATTTTGAAAAAGGCCACCGAGTATGTCCACTCCCTCCAGGCCGAGGAGCACCAGCTTttgctggaaaaggaaaaattgcAGGCAAGACAGCAGCAGTTGCTAAAGAAAATTGAACACGCTCGGACTTGCTAG
- the MYCN gene encoding N-myc proto-oncogene protein isoform X2, whose protein sequence is MRGAPGNCVGAEQALARRKRAQTVATRGHPRPPAHPETPAQNRLRIPCSRRECWRSAPAPAFRAPHGKEAPQVLKRAGRKEVFSRRPGGEPMPSCSASTMPGMICKNPDLEFDSLQPCFYPDEDDFYFGGPDSTPPGEDIWKKFELLPTPPLSPSRGFAEHSSEPPSWVTEMLLENELWGSPAEEDAFGLGGLGGLTPNPVILQDCMWSGFSAREKLERAVSEKLQHGRGPPTAGSTAQSPGAGAASPAGRGHGGAAGAGRAGAALPAELAHPAAECVDPAVVFPFPVNKREPAPMPAAPASAPAVGPAVASGAGVSAPAGAPGVAPPRPGGRQTSGGDHKALSTSGEDTLSDSDDEDDEEEDEEEEIDVVTVEKRRSSSNTKAVTTFTITVRPKNAALGPGRAQSSELILKRCLPIHQQHNYAAPSPYVESEDAPPQKKIKNEVSPRPLKSVIPPKAKSLSPRNSDSEDSERRRNHNILERQRRNDLRSSFLTLRDHVPELVKNEKAAKVVILKKATEYVHSLQAEEHQLLLEKEKLQARQQQLLKKIEHARTC, encoded by the exons ATGCGGGGGGCTCCTGGGAACTGTGTTGGAGCCGAGCAAGCGCTAGCCAGGCGCAAGCGCGCACAGACTGTAGCCACCCGAGGACACCCCCGCCCCCCGGCCCACCCGGAGACACCCGCGCAGAATCGCCTCCGGATCCCCTGCAGTCGGCGGGAG TGTTGGAGGTCGGCGCCGGCCCCCGCCTTCCGCGCCCCCCACGGGAAGGAAGCACCCCAGGTATTAAAACGAGCGGGGCGGAAAGAAGTCTTCAGTCGCCGGCCGGGAGGCGAGCCGATGCCGAGCTGCTCCGCGTCCACCATGCCGGGCATGATCTGCAAGAACCCAGACCTCGAGTTTGACTCGCTGCAGCCCTGCTTCTACCCGGACGAAGATGACTTCTACTTCGGCGGCCCCGACTCGACCCCCCCGGGGGAGGACATCTGGAAGAAGTTTGAGCTGCTGCCCACGCCCCCGCTGTCGCCCAGCCGTGGCTTCGCGGAGCACAGCTCCGAGCCCCCGAGCTGGGTCACGGAGATGCTGCTCGAGAACGAGCTGTGGGGCAGCCCGGCCGAGGAGGACGCGTTCGGCCTGGGTGGACTGGGTGGTCTCACCCCCAACCCGGTCATTCTCCAGGACTGCATGTGGAGCGGCTTCTCCGCCCGCGAGAAGCTGGAACGCGCCGTGAGCGAGAAGCTGCAGCACGGCCGCGGGCCGCCGACCGCCGGTTCCACCGCCCAGTCCCCGGGAGCCGGCGCCGCCAGCCCTGCGGGTCGCGGGCACGGCGGGGCTGCGGGAGCCGGCCGCGCCGGGGCCGCCCTGCCCGCCGAGCTCGCCCACCCGGCTGCCGAGTGCGTGGATCCTGCGGTGGTCTTCCCCTTTCCTGTGAACAAGCGCGAGCCAGCGCCCATGCCCGCAGCCCCGGCCAGTGCCCCGGCGGTGGGCCCTGCGGTCGCCTCGGGGGCGGGTGTCTCCGCCCCAGCCGGGGCCCCGGGGGTCGCCCCTCCGCGCCCAGGCGGCCGCCAAACCAGCGGCGGCGACCACAAGGCCCTCAGTACCTCCGGAGAGGACACCCTGAGCGATTCAG atgatgaagatgatgaagaggaagatgaagaggaggaaattGACGTGGTCACTGTGGAGAAGCGGCGTTCCTCCTCCAACACCAAGGCTGTCACCACATTCACCATCACTGTGCGTCCCAAAAACGCAGCCCTGGGTCCCGGGAGGGCTCAGTCCAGCGAGCTGATCCTCAAACGATGCCTTCCCATCCACCAGCAGCACAACTATGCCGCCCCATCTCCCTACGTGGAGAGTGAGGATGCACCCCCCCAGAAGAAGATAAAGAATGAGGTGTCCCCACGTCCGCTCAAGAGTGTCATCCCCCCAAAGGCTAAGAGCTTGAGCCCCCGAAACTCTGACTCGGAGGACAGTGAGCGTCGCAGGAACCACAACATCCTGGAGCGCCAGCGCCGCAACGACCTTCGGTCCAGCTTTCTCACCCTCAGGGACCACGTGCCGGAGCTGGTCAAGAATGAGAAGGCCGCCAAGGTGGTCATTTTGAAAAAGGCCACCGAGTATGTCCACTCCCTCCAGGCCGAGGAGCACCAGCTTttgctggaaaaggaaaaattgcAGGCAAGACAGCAGCAGTTGCTAAAGAAAATTGAACACGCTCGGACTTGCTAG